One window of Medicago truncatula cultivar Jemalong A17 chromosome 2, MtrunA17r5.0-ANR, whole genome shotgun sequence genomic DNA carries:
- the LOC11407264 gene encoding phosphoenolpyruvate carboxylase — MANKMEKMASIDAQLRQLVPAKVSEDDKLIEYDALLLDRFLDILQDLHGEDLKDSVQEVYELSAEYERKHDPKKLEELGNLITSFDAGDSIVVAKSFSHMLNLANLAEEVQIAHRRRNKLKKGDFRDESNATTESDIEETLKKLVFDMKKSPQEVFDALKNQTVDLVLTAHPTQSVRRSLLQKHGRVRNCLSQLYAKDITPDDKQELDEALQREIQAAFRTDEIKRTPPTPQDEMRAGMSYFHETIWKGVPKFLRRVDTALKNIGINERVPYNAPLIQFSSWMGGDRDGNPRVTPEVTRDVCLLARMMAANLYYSQIEDLMFELSMWRCNDELRVRAEELHRNSKKDEVAKHYIEFWKKIPLNEPYRVVLGEVRDKLYRTRERSRYLLAHGYSEIPEEATFTNVDEFLEPLELCYRSLCACGDRAIADGSLLDFLRQVSTFGLSLVRLDIRQESDRHTDVMDAITKHLEIGSYQEWSEEKRQEWLLSELIGKRPLFGPDLPQTDEIRDVLDTFRVIAELPSDNFGAYIISMATAPSDVLAVELLQRECKVRNPLRVVPLFEKLDDLESAPAALARLFSIDWYINRIDGKQEVMIGYSDSGKDAGRFSAAWQLYKAQEDLIKVAQKFGVKLTMFHGRGGTVGRGGGPTHLAILSQPPETIHGSLRVTVQGEVIEQSFGEEHLCFRTLQRFTAATLEHGMRPPSSPKPEWRALMDQMAVIATEEYRSIVFKEPRFVEYFRLATPEMEYGRMNIGSRPAKRRPSGGIETLRAIPWIFAWTQTRFHLPVWLGFGAAFRQVVQKDVKNLHMLQEMYNQWPFFRVTIDLVEMVFAKGDPGIAALNDRLLVSKDLWPFGEQLRSKYEETKKLLLQVAAHKEVLEGDPYLKQRLRLRDSYITTLNVFQAYTLKRIRDPNYKVEVRPPISKESAETSKPADELVTLNPTSEYAPGLEDTLILTMKGIAAGMQNTG, encoded by the exons ATGGCAAACAAGATGGAAAAAATGGCATCAATTGATGCACAGCTTAGGCAATTGGTTCCTGCAAAAGTGAGtgaagatgataaacttatTGAGTATGATGCTTTGTTGTTGGATCGGTTTCTTGATATTCTTCAGGATTTACATGGAGAGGATCTGAAGGATTCT GTTCAAGAAGTGTATGAACTTTCTGCTGAATATGAAAGAAAGCATGATCCTAAGAAACTTGAAGAGCTTGGAAATTTGATCACAAGTTTCGATGCAGGTGACTCAATTGTTGTTGCCAAGTCCTTTTCACACATGCTTAACTTGGCCAACTTAGCTGAAGAGGTTCAGATTGCGCACCGCCGAAGGAACAAGTTGAAGAAGGGAGATTTTAGGGATGAGAGTAATGCAACCACTGAATCCGACATTGAGGAAACTCTCAAGAAACTCGTGTTTGACATGAAGAAATCTCCTCAGGAAGTTTTTGATGCATTGAAGAACCAGACCGTTGATCTTGTTCTTACTGCTCATCCTACTCAGTCGGTTCGTCGATCTTTGCTTCAAAAGCACGGAAG GGTAAGGAACTGTTTATCTCAATTGTACGCTAAAGACATCACTCCTGATGATAAGCAGGAGCTTGATGAAGCTCTCCAGAGGGAG aTTCAAGCTGCATTCCGTACTGATGAAATCAAGAGGACTCCACCAACTCCACAAGATGAGATGAGGGCTGGCATGAGTTACTTCCATGAAACAATTTGGAAGGGTGTCCCTAAATTTCTTCGCCGTGTTGATACAGCATTGAAGAACATAGGGATTAACGAACGTGTTCCATATAATGCTCCTCTTATCCAATTTTCATCTTGGATGGGTGGTGATCGTGACG GTAATCCAAGAGTGACTCCTGAAGTGACAAGGGATGTTTGCTTGTTAGCTAGAATGATGGCTGCTAATTTGTATTATTCACAGATAGAAGATCTTATGTTTGAA CTTTCTATGTGGCGTTGCAATGATGAGCTACGTGTTCGCGCAGAAGAACTTCACAGGAATTCCAAGAAAGATGAAGTTGCAAAACACTATATAG AGTTCTGGAAAAAAATTCCTTTGAATGAACCATACCGTGTTGTACTCGGTGAAGTAAGGGACAAGCTCTATCGTACTCGTGAGCGTTCTCGTTATCTCCTAGCTCATGGCTATTCTGAAATTCCTGAAGAAGCCACATTCACCAATGTTGATGAG TTTCTGGAACCTCTTGAACTCTGCTACAGATCACTCTGTGCTTGTGGTGATCGTGCAATTGCCGATGGAAGCCTTCTTGATTTCTTGAGGCAAGTTTCCACTTTCGGACTGTCACTTGTAAGGCTTGATATAAGGCAAGAGTCTGATCGTCACACTGACGTGATGGATGCCATTACCAAACATTTGGAAATTGGATCCTACCAAGAATGGTCTGAAGAAAAAAGACAGGAATGGCTTTTGTCTGAGTTGATTGGCAAAAGGCCACTTTTTGGACCTGACCTACCCCAAACCGATGAAATTAGAGATGTTTTAGACACGTTCCGTGTCATAGCAGAACTTCCATCTGACAACTTTGGAGCTTACATCATTTCGATGGCAACTGCACCTTCTGATGTGCTGGCAGTTGAACTTCTTCAACGTGAATGCAAAGTCAGGAATCCATTAAGAGTCGTTCCGTTGTTTGAGAAGCTTGACGATCTTGAGTCTGCTCCTGCTGCATTGGCTCGGTTGTTCTCCATAGACTGGTACATAAACCGGATCGATGGGAAGCAAGAAGTTATGATTGGATATTCTGATTCAGGAAAAGATGCTGGAAGGTTTTCTGCAGCATGGCAGCTATATAAGGCTCAGGAGGACCTCATCAAAGTTGCGCAGAAATTCGGTGTTAAGCTAACCATGTTCCATGGTCGTGGTGGAACTGTTGGAAGAGGAGGTGGACCTACTCATCTTGCCATCTTGTCTCAACCACCGGAAACAATTCACGGATCTCTTCGTGTGACAGTTCAAGGTGAAGTTATTGAACAGTCGTTCGGTGAGGAACACTTGTGCTTTAGGACACTGCAACGTTTCACTGCTGCTACTCTAGAACACGGAATGCGTCCCCCAAGCTCTCCAAAACCAGAATGGCGCGCCTTGATGGATCAGATGGCTGTCATTGCTACTGAGGAATACCGTTCAATTGTGTTCAAGGAACCACGTTTTGTTGAGTATTTCCGTCTG GCTACACCAGAGATGGAGTATGGTAGGATGAACATTGGAAGTCGACCGGCAAAGAGAAGGCCTAGTGGAGGCATTGAAACACTGCGTGCGATACCATGGATCTTTGCCTGGACACAGACAAGGTTTCATCTTCCAGTATGGCTGGGCTTTGGAGCAGCATTTAGACAAGTTGTTCAGAAGGATGTTAAGAATCTCCATATGCTGCAAGAGATGTACAATCAATGGCCTTTCTTTAGGGTTACAATTGATTTAGTTGAAATGGTGTTTGCCAAGGGAGACCCTGGTATTGCCGCATTGAATGATAGGCTCCTAGTTTCAAAGGATCTGTGGCCATTTGGGGAACAGTTGCGAAGCAAATATGAAGAAACTAAGAAACTCCTACTTCAG GTGGCTGCACACAAGGAAGTTCTTGAAGGTGATCCCTACTTGAAGCAAAGACTCAGACTCCGTGATTCCTACATTACAACCCTTAATGTTTTCCAAGCCTACACATTGAAACGGATCCGCGATCCAAACTACAAGGTGGAGGTGCGCCCCCCAATCTCGAAAGAGTCTGCTGAAACAAGTAAACCAGCTGATGAACTTGTAACATTGAATCCAACAAGTGAATATGCTCCTGGTTTGGAAGACACACTCATTCTTACCATGAAGGGTATTGCTGCTGGCATGCAGAACACTGGTTAA